Within the Terriglobia bacterium genome, the region TCGTAGTCGCGCACGATATGGATCGCAACCCGGTCCTTCATTGATCCCCCCGGGTTGAGATATTCAAGCTTCACATAGATCTCCGCAGCCACGTGCGCACAGACATTGTTGAGTTTCACGACAGGCGTGCTGCCGACAGCTTCCAGAACATTGTGAACCGCGCCCTTCATCATAGGAAATCCCTGCACTCAAATGATACTTTCCCGATGTCGGACTATTCAAGGCGCCGGAATCCTCGGATCGTTGGTCGCGTCTTCTCTGGTTACTACGGCGCCGACGCAGCTGGCAGCATCCGTTGCGGAATTGGGGACCAGATGGGCCAGCGGAGTGTTGTTTTGTTGTTGCAGGTTTCGTACAGTAATCAACACGGAGCCAAGTGCATTGAGAAGCTCAGGGACACTATGGACACTAAACTTAAAGGTAAGGTTGTTCTGATAACCGGCGTCAACAATCCATACGGTATCGGAGCAGCCACAGCTAAGGCTTTCGCTGCAGAGGGTGCAAAAATCTTTGGCACATATCTCCCCCTGGCGACCAAAACGCCTATTGCCGACAGCTTTGGCATACCGTTCTATGAGGCACAAATCTCCAAACCTCCCGACGAAGTCGTCGGTGCGATTCGCAACTGCGGTGGCCAGATCAAAGTGGTCGCAGCCGATCTATCGGATCCCGCGGTTGTGCCAGAACTGTTCGATGGCGCTGAGATGGGGGTGGGCCCTGTGGACATACTCGTCAACAATGCGGCCTACGACGGTCCCGATACTTTCGTGCCGCAGGTCAAATCCGCGATGGCAAACGCAACCGTTTGGGGTTCTCCGATTACCCCAATCACCGCCGATTCGCACGACCGACATTTTGCGGTGAACAGCCGCGCAGTTGCACTCATGATGGCTGAATACTGCCGCCGTATTGCCGACCGCGGCACAACCTGGGGGCGCATCGTAAACGTGAGTACCGATGGAGCATCCGGGTTCGGCACGGAGGTTTCATACGGCGCAAGCAAACACGCGTTGGAATCATATAGTCGTGCTGCCGCCAGAGAACTGGGCAAATATGGCATTACCGTCAATGTCGTATCTCTGGGCCCGATTCAAACTGGCTGGATTGCAGCGGAGTTGGAGAAAAAGGTTTCTGCCGAGACCCCGCTCGGGCGTGTTGGTCAACCGGAGGATGTGGCCAACGTGATTGTCTTCCTCGCTTCAGAACAAGCACGCTGGCTGACTGGACAAATGCTCTATGTCGGTGGCGGCCACCAGATGCCACTTTAGCCACTTCTGAGAGGCACACATTCTCGGCGGACGGAGGATTCCGTGGAGTCACCTTTTTTACAGAATCTCCAGCAACATCCGGCCGGGAGGGCCCATCGGCGTCGTAGCGATGTGCCAGCGCGTCTGGGTCAGCCGTCGTAGGAATTGCTCATCGTGGCTGACCAGCAGCAAACCGCACGGGCAGTCCTCGAGTGCCTCCTCCAGGCATTCAATCGAAGGCAGGTCCAGGTGGTTGGTCGGTTCATCCATAATGATCAGATGGGGCTGCGAGGCAATGCCGAGGCCCAGCAGCAGTTTTCGTAACTCCCCGGGGCTTGGCTCGACACTCTCCAACAGTCTCGCTGGCCGCGAACCGAGTCTGCTGACCACGGTCATTATCTTTCCGAGCATTTCGGAAGGCTGGCGTCGCACTTCCGCGAGGATCTCGCAGGATGACCGGAGGTCGATCTCCTGGGGCAAGTAGGTCAGCCGCTCAACGGGCAGATCGATCGTGCTCAGGATGTGGCGAACAAGGGTGCTCTTGCCGGATCCATTGGCGCCGGTGAGCGCTATTCGATCACGCGGCAACATGGTCAGGCCGGGATAGTGGAGCTCGCGCGCGCTTCCGAGCGGGATCGTACCTGCACGCAACCGGAACAATGTGTCGCGCCGGCAACGTTCACCCTCAAGCCAGATCCCAAGCTCGTATTGTTTCCGGATCTTGATGCCCTCCCCAGCCTCGCGAGCTTGCTCAAGCCGAGCTTGCATCTGCCTCGCCGACTTTCCGGCCCGCCCGTCTGCGCCGGTCAACCGGGCGAGGTCGATTCGGGCCCGGCGGTCATGATCTCTCGGATCCAGGCCTTTTTTTGACCGCTTGCGATCAGCATCCCGCGCTTGCGAAATGCGCCTTTGAGCCTCGGTTTTCAGCCGTGCGACATGTCGCTTCGCCAGCTCCTTCCGAGTCCGTGCATATTCTTCCTCCCTGAGCGCTTCACGACGGCCGGAAGAGTAGTTGCCCGGCCGCATAACCACATCGGGCGGATTGATAAAGAGACAGCGGTGACACAGCATGTCGAGCAGATCCCGATCGTGACTGACCAGCAGGCCGATACCGCGATAGTCACGCAGGGCCGGGATGAGCATCGCGCGAGCATCCGCATCGATATGGTTGGTGGGCTCATCGAGGGCGAGCACGGCCGGCTGCTGCCAAAGCATGACGGCGATCTGTGCCCGCTTTCGTTCGCCATGGCTGAGCGACTTCCAGCGCCTCGCCCAGTCGTTCTCGATTCCCAACCGCCCTTTCACTTCCGAGGCAAGGTGATCCCTTGCCTCGATCAGCGATTCAAACAGCCCAGGAACGTCATCGGTGCGCTGGGCGCAATAAAGCGCGCTTCCTGGCAGCTGAACGTGGCCTGCCCTCGGCTCCAGCAGACCGCAGGCCAGTTTCAACACCGTGGTTTTCCCCGCGCCGTTTGCACCCACAACACCGGTCCAACCCTCGGAAAAGTTGATGCTCAGGTTATGCAGCAGCAGCCCGGGCATGGACTCATAGCGGTGCGACACCTTTTCAAAAAGGACGAACTTCGTTGCCATGCGATCCTCCGTGGGTCCCGGCCGGAAAAGCACGCGCATGGAACGTCTGATTGCGGCGTTGGAGAGTATAGGAATGGGAAAGGACGAGGAACACTTCTATGCAAACGACGCAAGCAGACAACGCACGTCCGCCCCGCGGGACCCGGATGGGTCGGTAAATCAATCACGTTGCCCCAAATGCTGTCGTCAGTTCCGCACCAGCATTCCTCCCTGCAGATTGATTAAATTATCATAATTCCGGTTGCGATTTCCATGATCTTCTACCATTCCAAGCACTTATGGTGATCGCCAGCTTGTGGGCAGGGAGCGGCCAGATGGCGGCCATCCAAAAGCAAAATCAACAAAAGCCACGCGCTCAGTATGAGAATTCGCGCAGAGAATGCGGATAGAGTGCGCAGACAATGCGGTGATAATGCGGGGAAGTGTCGTCCACCTGTTCTGCGGCCCAGGGAGCAGAAAGGGAGCAATATCAAGCAGCTGGCCGGCAGGCCGGCCTGTTATGCCTTGGTAAGATTTTCGGGGTTTTGCACCATTGCGCGCCTTTTTCCTCTGCCACCACAGTTGATTTATTCGAACTGTGGGCTTTCACGAAACCCGCGTAAGTAGTGGCGGGGCCGACGAGACTCGAACTCGCGACCTCCGGCGTGACAGGCCGGCGTTCTAACCAACTGAACTACGACCCCGCTGGGTCAAAGGCGGTGCATAATAGCGCATTGCTTGCGACGACACAAGCGCTATCGAGGCACTTATTCTACAGGAATGCACAGACCAACGCCAGCGCGCTATTTGCCTTCGATTCTCCGCCCGGCCTTCCGCAGCTCGAGCGCCATCCATTCATCTCGCTCCCTGCGGCTGCGCTCGACCCAGCCCGTTGTCGCCAGCGCCGCGCGAATTCCAGGATGGTCGTCGGATAGCAATCCCGAAACCAGAAGGCTTCCCCCGGGTCGCACCCAGGTGTGAAACATAGGGAAATAGCGCAGCAGCATCTTGCGATCCAGGTTGGCCACCACGAGATCGAACTGCTCCGGGTGCAGATCTTCCAGTGCGGCGACGCGCAGTTCCAGTTCCGGGCCGAAGCCGTTGGCGGCCGCATATTCACCGGCGCATTCGATCGCTTCGGGATCGTTGTCGATCCCGAGTGCCGCGCCGGCACCCAGCCGCAAGGCCACCATGGCAAGGATGCCGCTTCCAGTTCCGACATCCAGCAGGCGCTCTCCGCCCTGGATTACCTCTTCAAGCCATTCCGCGATCAGCTGCGTCGTGGCGTGATAGCCGGTGCCGAAGGCGCGCTTGGGGTCGATCACAAGCTCGAATCCGCCGGCAGGGATGGCGGCGGAATTCCAGCTCTGCCGCACCAGGATGCGCGCTCCGAGACGGATGGGCTCGAGTGACGCCGCCCAGCGTTCGTTCCAGTCCTGATCCGGAAGCTCGGAGATCGTGATCGTGTCTTCCGCCTGCCGATCGCCGAGTTGCCGCAGCGCTCCTTTCAGCGCGCCCAGCACCTCCGGGTGCCAGCGATCTTTGGGCCAATAGAGATGAAGGCCCCCCTCCTGCTCGCTGGCCCCGAGGCAAGCCGTCTCTTCAAGCAGCCCGACGAGCTCGCCGGCTTCCGCGGAAGTCACGAGATGGATCTCAACATAATCCTTCGTCATGTTCGACAACACCGTTTCAAGAAATACTTTGTGAATCTGCTTGACAACCTCGAGCGATTTTCTTACTGTTGCAGTCGGCCGCTGTAATTCGCGGAACCTTGAACACCGGCAGGTGAGCAACGGACGGGCTTAACAGGTTTGTTCGTCGCACTAGGAGGCCGGAGCTGGCGTGTAGAAAAAATAATGGCGCGCCAGAGCCGCCGGGATAAAACCCCGGAGGACGGGTAGCTCCTTCCGGCCGACACTCAATTCCGGGCAACGGGATAGAGGATGCCGAACGGGTCGGGTCAAGGCGACGGATTAGCAGCGGCCAACTTATTTCTCCCCACGCGATCGCTCTATCGTTCCCTCTACTTTCCCGCTTCATGACGCTTTTTCCATGCCTCCAGAAATCGGCTCGCCCTCGGCACTTCCGGATTCCAGCGCGGTTCTTCATCGCTTTGAGCCAGAATCAACAGCGCCGTCGCGATTAATTTGTCGGTGAGCGCCATGTTGTCATAATTGACTTTCTGCCAGGTATCGCCGGCACCGTGGTAATCTGCGAACATGAATGCCACGCACAGGGTGTGCGCCGGAATTCCCAACAGCGCCAGTTCTGCGTTGTCGCTGGCGCCAAAGTAGCGGTCCGAGTTCTGCTCATGCTTATAGACAGTCACGCCCGTAAGCGCCCCCGCGCGGAGGAAAACCTCGCCCAGATCTGAATAATCAAAGCCGGTCAGGCTCGCCCTCCTGCTCTGGTCCCCTTCCGTGCTGTCGGTTCTGCCCACCTGCTCGAGATTAACGTCGGCAATCGTCTTCTCGATCGGGAAAATCGGGTGTTGCGCATAGAATCTCGATCCCAGGCCGCCCGTCTCCTCGCCGTAGAAGGTCATGAAGACCAGCGAACGGCGAGGCCGTTCTTTCAAAGAGGCCAGGGCGGATGCGATTTCCACTACTGTCACCGTGCCGCTGCCGTCGTCATTCGCCGCGTTCCAGCCTCCTTCGCTCCCCGGTCGCGGCCCCACGCCGTCGTAATGCGCCGTCAGCAGGACATAGCTGTCGGCAAGCTTGGGATCAGAGCCGGGCAACAAGCCAATCACATTGCGCAACGGCGTCTTCCGGTCGCCGGACGCGGTCTGAAAATAGCCGTCGTCGCCGGCCTCCTTGAGGCCTGCGCGCCTGAACTGGGAGGCGATGTACTCTGCAGCCAGAACTTCTCCGGGCGACCCATTCTTCCGGCCCTTCAAAAGATCCGAGGCGATAAACGAAAGATGGCCGCGCAGCGAATCGGCGGAAATCACTGACACCGCCTGCTGCTCGACAGTCGAAGGCGTGTAGTCCCACTTTCCACCAGCACTGCCGGGCCTGCCAACGACCGCCAGGCAAAAGAGGAGTATTGCTGCCACGCAGAATCGCACCGCGTGCATACGTCTCATCGGAATCCTCATTGAGTGGGTGAAAATTTCGGATTCTGCTAAAGTAATCTTGGTGTCGGTCATACATGGGCCTCTCGAAACGCACTCCGCCCGGAAGCGGGCCAGGCTGACGGGAGGTTCTTTTCCGGGTACCCCGCAGAGGACTCTGCGTGTGAATCGCCACAATACCACGGATCCTCGAGCGGACTCGCAATTTGCAGGCACTCAGTGTAGCACCGATCCCGGGAGGCGAAACAGAACAAATTCGATGGTCCAAGGGCAGGACGAAAATGCCATACTGGCTCGATGGGAACAACCTGATCGGTCAATCTGCGGCGGCGGCGCGGCAGGACCCGAAGACGCGCAAATCTTTCCTGGCTCTCTTGAGCAGCTTCGCTGCCACCCGCGGCGGCCGCTTCACGGTTTTCTTCGACGGAGATGATCCCGACCGCGCTGCGCCGCCGCGCGGCGTGCGGGTGCGCTACAGCGCTCCGTTGTCCACAGACAATGCCATTCTCCGCCAAGCGGAAGGCGCGCAAGCGCCGGTAGAGGTCATTGTCGTCACCAACGATCGCGGGCTGGCGGCACGCTGCCGCTCCGCCGGAGTCAAAACCATGGACTGGCGCCAGTTCACAGACAGAATGACAGCAGGCCCCCGTGCATCCGGAAAAGCCGCGCCCAAGGAAGAGAAAGTCGACCTGGAGGAATGGGCGCGCTACTTCGGCCTGGATCCTGACACCCTCAAATAGGACCTCCGACCCGCTCTGTTGTCACCGTTTGTATTTCTGGAACCAGGC harbors:
- the prmA gene encoding 50S ribosomal protein L11 methyltransferase, with the protein product MTKDYVEIHLVTSAEAGELVGLLEETACLGASEQEGGLHLYWPKDRWHPEVLGALKGALRQLGDRQAEDTITISELPDQDWNERWAASLEPIRLGARILVRQSWNSAAIPAGGFELVIDPKRAFGTGYHATTQLIAEWLEEVIQGGERLLDVGTGSGILAMVALRLGAGAALGIDNDPEAIECAGEYAAANGFGPELELRVAALEDLHPEQFDLVVANLDRKMLLRYFPMFHTWVRPGGSLLVSGLLSDDHPGIRAALATTGWVERSRRERDEWMALELRKAGRRIEGK
- a CDS encoding SDR family oxidoreductase — its product is MDTKLKGKVVLITGVNNPYGIGAATAKAFAAEGAKIFGTYLPLATKTPIADSFGIPFYEAQISKPPDEVVGAIRNCGGQIKVVAADLSDPAVVPELFDGAEMGVGPVDILVNNAAYDGPDTFVPQVKSAMANATVWGSPITPITADSHDRHFAVNSRAVALMMAEYCRRIADRGTTWGRIVNVSTDGASGFGTEVSYGASKHALESYSRAAARELGKYGITVNVVSLGPIQTGWIAAELEKKVSAETPLGRVGQPEDVANVIVFLASEQARWLTGQMLYVGGGHQMPL
- a CDS encoding NYN domain-containing protein — protein: MPYWLDGNNLIGQSAAAARQDPKTRKSFLALLSSFAATRGGRFTVFFDGDDPDRAAPPRGVRVRYSAPLSTDNAILRQAEGAQAPVEVIVVTNDRGLAARCRSAGVKTMDWRQFTDRMTAGPRASGKAAPKEEKVDLEEWARYFGLDPDTLK
- a CDS encoding ATP-binding cassette domain-containing protein — its product is MATKFVLFEKVSHRYESMPGLLLHNLSINFSEGWTGVVGANGAGKTTVLKLACGLLEPRAGHVQLPGSALYCAQRTDDVPGLFESLIEARDHLASEVKGRLGIENDWARRWKSLSHGERKRAQIAVMLWQQPAVLALDEPTNHIDADARAMLIPALRDYRGIGLLVSHDRDLLDMLCHRCLFINPPDVVMRPGNYSSGRREALREEEYARTRKELAKRHVARLKTEAQRRISQARDADRKRSKKGLDPRDHDRRARIDLARLTGADGRAGKSARQMQARLEQAREAGEGIKIRKQYELGIWLEGERCRRDTLFRLRAGTIPLGSARELHYPGLTMLPRDRIALTGANGSGKSTLVRHILSTIDLPVERLTYLPQEIDLRSSCEILAEVRRQPSEMLGKIMTVVSRLGSRPARLLESVEPSPGELRKLLLGLGIASQPHLIIMDEPTNHLDLPSIECLEEALEDCPCGLLLVSHDEQFLRRLTQTRWHIATTPMGPPGRMLLEIL
- a CDS encoding M28 family peptidase; the encoded protein is MRRMHAVRFCVAAILLFCLAVVGRPGSAGGKWDYTPSTVEQQAVSVISADSLRGHLSFIASDLLKGRKNGSPGEVLAAEYIASQFRRAGLKEAGDDGYFQTASGDRKTPLRNVIGLLPGSDPKLADSYVLLTAHYDGVGPRPGSEGGWNAANDDGSGTVTVVEIASALASLKERPRRSLVFMTFYGEETGGLGSRFYAQHPIFPIEKTIADVNLEQVGRTDSTEGDQSRRASLTGFDYSDLGEVFLRAGALTGVTVYKHEQNSDRYFGASDNAELALLGIPAHTLCVAFMFADYHGAGDTWQKVNYDNMALTDKLIATALLILAQSDEEPRWNPEVPRASRFLEAWKKRHEAGK